The segment GTGGACGACGGTGACGGCGGGATCGCCCCGGTATTTCTGTTCGAGCTCCGCGGCAAGACGCGGGTCGATCTCGATCATCGCAAGGGAGCGCGAGCGCTCGCGCAGCAGCTCGGTCAGCGCGCCGCGGCCGGGACCGATCTCGACGACGTCCCGTCCGTCGATGGCGGCCCATTCAACGATGCGACGAGCCGCGTCGTGGTCGACGAGGAAGCATTGGCCCCAGCGAGCACCCAAAGGCCCAACCTCTAGACGGGAATCGCAGCTGCGACGCCGGCTGCGGCGCCACCTGGTTCATGGCCGGTGCGCGGCGGCGGCGAGGCGCGCCTTCCGAGCGGCAGGCGCGAGCGCACGTCGAGATCGGTGCAGGAAAGCCCCGCCTCGAGGCGTCGCACGGCCGCGTAGCCGATCATCGCGGCGTTGTCGGTGCACAGGCTCATCGGCGGAAACACGGCGCCGGGCGCAGCCTGCTGCATGCGTGCGCGAAGGCGGCTGTTGGCCGAGACGCCGCCGGCCACCGCGATGCGGTCGGTCGCGGCCAGCTCCATTGCCATCGTCGCGCGCCGCACGAGAACATCGACGATGGCTTCCTGGAACGACGCGCAGATGTCTTCGACGGACGCGCGCGGCGAGGCGGACGACAGATAGTCCCACAGCGCGGTTTTCAGGCCCGAGAACGACAGCGCAAGCGGATCGCCCTTGACGCGCCCGCGCGGAAACGCGACGGCGCGCGGATTTCCCTGCGTCGCCAGATCGTCGATGAGCTTGCCGCCGGGATAGCCGAGGCCGAGCATCTTGGCGCCCTTGTCGAACGCTTCTCCGGCCGAATCGTCGCGCGTGGAGGCGATCTCTTCGTAATCCCCGACGGCGCGAACGACGTAAATCGAGCTGTGTCCTCCGGAAACCACCATCGACAGGAACGGGAATTCGATCTCGCGGTGCACCAGCGGCGACAGCGCGTGTCCTTCGAGATGATGGACGCCGTGCAGCGGTAGGCCGGTTTTCAGCGCGAGGCCGCGCGCGGCCGAGACGCCGACGAGCAGGGAGCCGACGAGGCCAGGCCCGCGCGTGACCGCGAGTGCGTCGAGAGAATCGAGCGAGGTACCCGATTTTTCGAGAGCCGACGCGACGACGCGCGAGATCGTCTCCAGGTGCCGGCGCGCGGCCAGCTCGGGTACGACGCCGCCGTACGGCGCGTGCACGGCGTCCTGAGACGCTGTGACGTTCGACAGGATCTCGCGGCCGGCAAGGACGGCGGCCGAGGTGTCGTCGCACGAGGTTTCAATCGCGAGGATGTTCATTGCTGGCCGGAAACTCCGGGGCACGGACAGGAACGACAAGTGTCAGGCGTCCCGAGCTCGGGATGCTCTCACGTTCCCCTGGCCGGGTGAATCGCCGAGATGAGCCCTTCCAGCTCGGCTCGGATTGCCGGATCGCTCGGCAGGTGGCGCGAGGCCTCGGCGGCCAGCTGGGCCGCTTTCTGGTCGTCCCTGCGCACGTGCTCGACCCACGCCAGCCACAGCAGCGCGTAGCCGTTGGCTGCATCGAGCGAAACTGCGCGCTCCAGCGCCTCTCGCGCGCCTTCGACCGAGCCGGACGTCGCGAGGTCGGCGCCGGTTGCGGCCAGCCGAAGACTCGCGAGCTCGACGCCGCGATTTCCGATCGGACCGGTCGCGAGCGCTTCCTTTCGCCGCGAGATTTCGCTGCGCAGCGCCGCGCTGCTTCTCGGGAACGACTGCCAGTCGGCGGGCAACCGGACCGCAGGAGCGGCAGGCGTCGCAGCAGGTGGCTCGACGCTGCGGGGCGGACGCGCGACGTTTGCGACGGGTGGCGGCGTCGCCACCGGTGGCCGTGCCGCGATTGGTGGCCGCGCCGACGGCCCGGTCGCGCAGCCCGCAGCAAGGAGCGCCGATGCGGCGAGCAGCAGCCCACCGCCTCTGCGCAGCCTGCTAACGCCAGTCGCCGCCGTGTTCGTCGCACACCTCGTGAGGCTCTTCGCCGGCGAGGAACGCCTCGCGGATCTGCTTGGGGCACTGGGGCCGCGCGATCTTTCCATTCTTCTTGTCGACGTCGACGAGCATGATGCCCGGCGGCACCTCGAAACTGTCGTGAGGCGTGTCACCGAGCGCCTGGCGCATGAAGTCGATCCAGATCGGAAGCGCCGCTTCCGATCCCGGCATTCCCATCGTCGCCGGCTCGTCGAAGCCCACCCACACCGCTGCGAGCAGGTTCGGCGTGAAGCCGACGAACCACGCGTCCTTGTAGTCGTTGGACGTGCCGGTCTTGCCGGCGGCCGGATGCTTGAAACCCTTGCGCCTGGCCGCCGCGCCGGTTCCTCGTTCCATGACGCCTTCGAGAAGATGCGTCACGAGATAGGCATCGGTGGCGGGAACGATGCGGCGGATGTCGCGCGCGCTTCCCTCGACAATTTGCCCCGAGGGATCGACCACCGCGTGCACCGACATCGGCGGCACGCGCATGCCGCCGGTCGCGTAGACGCTGAACACCTTGGCCATGTCGAGCAGCGGCACCGGCTGGCCTCCGAGCACGATGCTCGGGTACACGCCGAGGTCCGGAGTCATGCCCATGCGGACCGCGAGATCGCGGATCGGCTTGACGCCGATGTCCTTGGCGATGCGCGCGACCGCCGAGTTGAGCGAATGTTCGATCGCCTCGCGCACGGTGACGACGCCGTAGAATTCGTTTTCGTAGTTGCGCGGAGACCAGACCTGGCCCTGCCACTCCCACTCCATCTTCTCGTCGACCACCGTCGAGGTCGGCTTGAAGTGGCGGGCACCGACGTGCTCGCTGCCGAGCGCAGCCAGCGCGACGATCGACTTGAACGTCGACCCCGGCTGGCGCCGCATGTCGATTGCCCGATTGAACGTCATGGCGCCGCCGTCGCGGCCGCCGACCATCGCGCGCACGGCGCCGGTCCTCGGCTCCATGACCACCATCGCGGCTTCGAGAGGCTGGCCTGCCTTCGCGAGCGCGTCGCCGATGTCGTGCTCCATCTCGACGACGTTGTCGGCGACGACGTGCTCGGCGATCTCCTGCATCTCCGGGTCCAGCGTCGTGAAGATCGTGTAGCCTGCGCCTTCGCCGATGCGCGCGGGGAAACGGTGGGAAAGCTCGCGAGAGACGTAATCGACGAAATACGGAGCGCGAAGCACGCCGAGGCGAGGCGCGGAAACCTCGAGCGGCTCGCCCACCGCGTTCTCGAACGTCTTCTGGTCGATTTCACCCTGGTCGCGGAGCTGGGCGAGGATGACGTCGCGCCGCACCGTCGCGCGTTCGGGATGGCGCTGCGCAGAGTTGGAATCGGGCGAGCCGATCATGCCGGCGAGCGTCGCAACCTGCGCGACCGAAAGCGCGTCCGGCTCGCGGCCGAAAAACGTCTCGGATGCGTCGCGCACGCCGTGCACCGGGGCGCCGCCGCTGGTTCCGAAGTAGGCTTGGCCGAGAAAGCCTTCGATTTCTTCGTGGCTCTGCGGGGCGGGATTGCCGCCGATGCGGACAATCGGTGCCGCCAGCGCGCTCGCGACGATGGACGATGTCTGAGACGGGACGTCCTGCAGCGTGCCGGAATCGTCGTGGTTCATTGCAAGCGCGAGCGACGGCGCAGCGCCTGCGCGATCGGCGAACAGGCGGCGGTCGCCGCTCGCAAGCGCGGCGCGAACCAGAAGCGGCGGCAGCGACTCCTCGGCAGCAGCGGCCTGGCCCTGCCCTTGCCCGCCGTCAACACCACCGGCCAGCAGCGCCGGCTCGAGGAAGAACTGCGCGATTTCGCGATCGTCCTGGCGCATCGAGACGATGCGCCCGGAATCGTCGAGCGTCATCTGGATGAGGCGCCCGGGCTCGGCGTGATCCGGGTAACGGAACTCGTGCAGGTAGATGTCGAACGCCTGGGACCGGCGCGAGTAGCTGTACGTGCCTCGACGCGACGGCGTGCCGCCGACGCTGGCATAGCCGAGCCTTTCGATGCGACGGCGGAATCCTTCGGTATCGATGCGCAGCCCGGGATAAACCACACAGGTGTCGCTGTAGAGACGCGCCGGCAGATCCCAGTGCTGGCCTTCCGGCCTCGGCGTCGGCGATTTCTCCCGCGCGGCTGCCGGCGCCTTCTCGTGCGCGACGGATCTGGCAGCAGGTTTCGCAGCGGGTCTGGCGGCCGATTTTACCGCGGCCGTTGCCGTTGCCGGGCAGGATGCCGCGATCGTCACCGCGGTGATCATCGCGGTGATCATCGCGGCAATTGCGCCCGGCAGAATCCGCCGACCGCGCCATGCTCGCCGAGCACAGCGAAAACCGTGTGCTGCGTCTGCCTCGCTCGAGACCTTCGATGACGCCCGCCCGCGCGGGCCCCCTCCACTCTTCACCTGTCTTCGTCTCCGTCGTCGGATCCGCCCGGTACCTCGTCGTGGGGCGCTTCACCCTTCTTTTTCACCGTCGGCTTGAGCACGCGGAACAGCGTCTGGTCCCCGCGCTTGACGAGCACGAGAAGCCCCTTGTCCGGCGATGCCTTGTCCATCATGGCGCGGAAGCTTTCGGCATTGGTGACCGGCTGGTTGCTCACCGAAACGATCATGTCTCCGGGTTCGATGCCGGCAGTTTCGGCCGCCGAGTTCTTCGACACTGCCGTCACGACGACGCCGCCGCTGCCCTTCTCGAGGCCGAGCTGCTCGGCGATCTCGGGCGTCACGTCCTGCACCGTCAGTCCGAACGACGAGGCGCGCACCGGCTTGCCCGGCTCTGCTTCGTCGACGAGCTTGGCGACCTCGACGTCGATCGTCAGCTTGTCGCCGCCGCGCATCACGACGAGCTTGGCGGCCTTGCCTACCGGCGTAGCGGCTACCAGTGCGGGAAGATCCTGGGACTTGACGACGTCGGTGCCGTCGAACGTCAGGATCACGTCGCCGACCTTGACGCCGGACTTGGACGCCGGGCTGTCGTTGAAGACTTCCGCGACCAGAGCGCCTTTCGCTTCGGCAAGGCCGAGCGATTTGGCGATATCGGGATCCACCGGCTGGATCTTGACGCCGAGCCAGCCGCGCGTGACGTGCCCTTCGGACTTGAGCTGGGGCACGATCTCGCGCGCCATGTTGATCGGGATCGCAAAGCCGATGCCGATGTTGCCGCCACCGCTCGAGAAGATCGCCGAGTTGATGCCGACGACCTGGCCCGCAAGGTTGACGAGCGGCCCTCCGGAGTTGCCCGGATTGATCGCTGCGTCGGTCTGGATGAAGTCGTCGTAGGGATTGCGACGGCTGATGCGGCGGCCTTTTGCCGAGACGATGCCCGCCGTCAGCGTGTGGTCGAGGCCGAACGGATTGCCGATCGCGAGCACCCATTCGCCGACCTTCAGCTTGTCGGAATCGCCGAGGGAAACCGGAACGAGGTGGTCGGCGCCTTCGATGCGGATCACCGCGATGTCGGTCTTGACGTCGCTGCCGACGACCTTGGCTTCGAATTCCCGCTCATCCGACATCTTGACGACGATCTTGCTCGCGTCCTCGACGACGTGGGCATTGGTGATGATGAACCCGGTGTCGTCGAGCACGAAGCCTGAGCCGAGGCTGCGGCGCGGGCCGGCAAAGCCTCCGAAGGGGTCCTGCGTCGAGCGACCCTGGTCTGAGTCCTTGTCTTCCGACTCGGTCGAGATGTTGACGACCGACGGCGCCAGCACTTCGGCAAGGCCCGTGAAGTCGGGCAGCTTGCCGACGACGGCGCCGTTTCCCTCGGGCATCGAAACAGGAAGAGCAGCCGGATGCTGCGCCAGCGGGGCGACAGCCGCCGGCGGCGCAGTGCCGTCGGCCAGCGTGCTCGATTCGTGACGCGTCGACATCGTGATTCCGATCCCGACGACAGCCCCGACCAGGAGCGCGGTCACCAACAGGGAGCGCGTGGCCTTCATGCCTTGTTTTCCTCTGGCGGCTGCGCGCCGCCGCCCTTGCGGGTCTCTCCGACGTAGCGCATGCGAAGCTCGTAGAGCACCTCTTCGACGAGCTTGGCTTCGTCGTCGCCGAGGTTGCCGCGCGTCTTTTCCGCCAGCATCTCGATCACGCCGATGATCGCGGCTGCCTCGAGGGGGTTGCGCTCGACACTGTTCCCTTTCGGATCGGGGATCGCGCCGAGGAACATCAGCGCCTGGGTGGCCAGGCCGATGACGAAGCTCGAAAACGTGATGGGAGCGGCAGCGCCTTCGGCGCCGTCCATGGTTTGTGGTGACAAGTCTTGCCGACCTCCGAGTCTGTAAAAACTATCAGAAGCAGATGGTGGCTTCATCCGGTGTTGGGCGCCCGGCAGCCGGGCGCGCCTCGTTCGCGAGTCCTTTTGACAGCCTCCGGCGGGGTTCCTATCATCCGCCGCCGCTCCCCGCGTCGCCGAGGGCGGCGCCTCATGCCCCTTCCCTGCCAGGTCGCCGCCGGTTCTCTCGAGCTCATCGGCAATACCCCCGTGGTGCGCCTGCGCCGAGTCTGCGAGGCCTCGGGTGCCCGCGTGCTCGCCAAGCTCGAATCGTTCAATCCCGGCGGAAGTGTCAAAGACCGCATCTGCCTTGCGATGATCGAGGCTGCCGAACGCGACGGACGCCTGCGCCCGGGCGGCACCATCGTCGAGCCCACCAGCGGGAACACCGGCATCGGGCTTGCGATGGTCGCGGCTGCACGAGGGTATCGCCTGATCCTGGCGATGCCGGACACGATGAGCGAGGAGCGACGCAGCCTGCTGCGGGCCTATGGCGCCGAGCTGGTGCTGACACCCGATGCCAACGGCATGAAAGCCGCCATCGACGAGGCCTGCCGAATCGCCGCTTCGGATCCGTCGTTTTTCATGCCGTCGCAGTTCTCGAATCCCGCCAACCCGCAGGCGCACCGCCAAAGCACGGCGCGCGAGATCCTCGAGCAGTGCCCGCGCCTCGACGCCTTCGTCGCGGGGGTGGGCACCGGGGGGACCATCACCGGCGTAGCGTCCGTGCTGAAGGAGCAACGGCCCGGCGCGCGCATCGTCGCGGTCGAGCCCTGCGGGTCCGCCGTTCTTTCGGGAGGCAGCGCCGGGGCCCACCGCATCCAGGGGATCGGTGCCGGATTCATCCCCGACAACCTCGACGTTTCCCTCGTCGACAGCGTCGTCTGCGTCAGCGATACCGAAGCCGAGGAAATGACGCGACGCCTTGCCCGCGAGGAGGGAATCCTTGCCGGGATCTCCTCGGGAGCCGCGGCGCGGGCGGCTGTGCGCATCGCTGCCACGATGGACCCCGAGGCCGTCGTGCTCTGCATGCTCTGCGACAGCGGCGAGCGTTACCTGACCACCAGCGTCTTCGAACGGGGCGGCCTGTGAGCGAGGCGAGCGCGCTCCGCGAACGTCTTCGCGCGTCGCTTTCGCAGCTCGGCTCCGCGGTCGTCGCGTTCTCGGGCGGAGTGGACTCGACGCTCGTCGTGCGCGCAGCGGCCGACACGGCCGGCTTTGGCTTCGTTGCGCTGACGACGCGCTCGGCAACCAATACCGCCGACGAAGTTGACGAGGCTTCGCGCCTGGCCCGCGCGATCGGCGCTGAGCACGTGATCGTCGAGGTCGACGAGCTGGCCACGCCGGGGTATTCGGCCAATCCCGCGCACCGCTGCTACCTGTGCAAGCAGACGCTGTATCCCGAGTGCGAACGGCTGGCGCGCGAACGCGGGCTCGCGTTCGTTGCCGACGGCGTCAACCGCGACGATCTTTCCGACTACCGCCCAGGCCTGCGCGCGGCGGCCGAAAGAGGCGTGCGCCATCCCCTCGTCGAGGCCGGCCTGTCGAAAAACGACGTACGCGTGCTGTCGCGCTTTTACGGGCTGGATACTGCCGATCGTCCAGCGTCGCCTTGCCTTTCGTCTCGCTTTCCCTACGGCACCGCGATCACGCGCGAAGCGCTCGCGCGTGTGGCTGCTGCCGAAGCGGCCCTGCGCGCGCTCGGCTTCATCGAGCTGAGGGTACGCTACCTCGGCGTCCGCGCCCGCGTCGAAGTCGCGGGTCGCGAGCTTGCGCATCTTCGCGACGAGCGCGTGCGCCGCGATGCCCGCCACCGCATCCTCGCGTGCGGCTTCGACGACGTCGAGTTCTCGACGGTCGCGCTGAGGTCCGGCAGCCTCAACGACGCGATTGGCGACGTGACTTCCGACATCCCGGGCGACTCGCAATCCGGTCTCGGATCCAAATCGCTTTAAGCCTGGCGCCGAGAAGGGTCCAGATGCGAGGCGGAGGCGCGTGAGTGAGCGCAGGCGCGCGTCGAGGACGCATCTGGCCCCCTATCGGCGTCCGGCCCAAACTCTCGAAGCGCGTATCTGCGAGCCGGGCGCCGAGAAGGGGTCAGATGCAAGGCGGAGGCGCGTGAGTGAGCGCAGGCGTACTTCCTGTACGCCGGAGCGAACGAAGCGCCGACAACGCAGCA is part of the Candidatus Binatia bacterium genome and harbors:
- the tsaD gene encoding tRNA (adenosine(37)-N6)-threonylcarbamoyltransferase complex transferase subunit TsaD, whose product is MNILAIETSCDDTSAAVLAGREILSNVTASQDAVHAPYGGVVPELAARRHLETISRVVASALEKSGTSLDSLDALAVTRGPGLVGSLLVGVSAARGLALKTGLPLHGVHHLEGHALSPLVHREIEFPFLSMVVSGGHSSIYVVRAVGDYEEIASTRDDSAGEAFDKGAKMLGLGYPGGKLIDDLATQGNPRAVAFPRGRVKGDPLALSFSGLKTALWDYLSSASPRASVEDICASFQEAIVDVLVRRATMAMELAATDRIAVAGGVSANSRLRARMQQAAPGAVFPPMSLCTDNAAMIGYAAVRRLEAGLSCTDLDVRSRLPLGRRASPPPRTGHEPGGAAAGVAAAIPV
- a CDS encoding penicillin-binding transpeptidase domain-containing protein: MITAMITAVTIAASCPATATAAVKSAARPAAKPAARSVAHEKAPAAAREKSPTPRPEGQHWDLPARLYSDTCVVYPGLRIDTEGFRRRIERLGYASVGGTPSRRGTYSYSRRSQAFDIYLHEFRYPDHAEPGRLIQMTLDDSGRIVSMRQDDREIAQFFLEPALLAGGVDGGQGQGQAAAAEESLPPLLVRAALASGDRRLFADRAGAAPSLALAMNHDDSGTLQDVPSQTSSIVASALAAPIVRIGGNPAPQSHEEIEGFLGQAYFGTSGGAPVHGVRDASETFFGREPDALSVAQVATLAGMIGSPDSNSAQRHPERATVRRDVILAQLRDQGEIDQKTFENAVGEPLEVSAPRLGVLRAPYFVDYVSRELSHRFPARIGEGAGYTIFTTLDPEMQEIAEHVVADNVVEMEHDIGDALAKAGQPLEAAMVVMEPRTGAVRAMVGGRDGGAMTFNRAIDMRRQPGSTFKSIVALAALGSEHVGARHFKPTSTVVDEKMEWEWQGQVWSPRNYENEFYGVVTVREAIEHSLNSAVARIAKDIGVKPIRDLAVRMGMTPDLGVYPSIVLGGQPVPLLDMAKVFSVYATGGMRVPPMSVHAVVDPSGQIVEGSARDIRRIVPATDAYLVTHLLEGVMERGTGAAARRKGFKHPAAGKTGTSNDYKDAWFVGFTPNLLAAVWVGFDEPATMGMPGSEAALPIWIDFMRQALGDTPHDSFEVPPGIMLVDVDKKNGKIARPQCPKQIREAFLAGEEPHEVCDEHGGDWR
- a CDS encoding Do family serine endopeptidase, whose translation is MKATRSLLVTALLVGAVVGIGITMSTRHESSTLADGTAPPAAVAPLAQHPAALPVSMPEGNGAVVGKLPDFTGLAEVLAPSVVNISTESEDKDSDQGRSTQDPFGGFAGPRRSLGSGFVLDDTGFIITNAHVVEDASKIVVKMSDEREFEAKVVGSDVKTDIAVIRIEGADHLVPVSLGDSDKLKVGEWVLAIGNPFGLDHTLTAGIVSAKGRRISRRNPYDDFIQTDAAINPGNSGGPLVNLAGQVVGINSAIFSSGGGNIGIGFAIPINMAREIVPQLKSEGHVTRGWLGVKIQPVDPDIAKSLGLAEAKGALVAEVFNDSPASKSGVKVGDVILTFDGTDVVKSQDLPALVAATPVGKAAKLVVMRGGDKLTIDVEVAKLVDEAEPGKPVRASSFGLTVQDVTPEIAEQLGLEKGSGGVVVTAVSKNSAAETAGIEPGDMIVSVSNQPVTNAESFRAMMDKASPDKGLLVLVKRGDQTLFRVLKPTVKKKGEAPHDEVPGGSDDGDEDR
- a CDS encoding DUF1844 domain-containing protein, coding for MSPQTMDGAEGAAAPITFSSFVIGLATQALMFLGAIPDPKGNSVERNPLEAAAIIGVIEMLAEKTRGNLGDDEAKLVEEVLYELRMRYVGETRKGGGAQPPEENKA
- the cysK gene encoding cysteine synthase A; amino-acid sequence: MPLPCQVAAGSLELIGNTPVVRLRRVCEASGARVLAKLESFNPGGSVKDRICLAMIEAAERDGRLRPGGTIVEPTSGNTGIGLAMVAAARGYRLILAMPDTMSEERRSLLRAYGAELVLTPDANGMKAAIDEACRIAASDPSFFMPSQFSNPANPQAHRQSTAREILEQCPRLDAFVAGVGTGGTITGVASVLKEQRPGARIVAVEPCGSAVLSGGSAGAHRIQGIGAGFIPDNLDVSLVDSVVCVSDTEAEEMTRRLAREEGILAGISSGAAARAAVRIAATMDPEAVVLCMLCDSGERYLTTSVFERGGL
- the larE gene encoding ATP-dependent sacrificial sulfur transferase LarE, with the translated sequence MSEASALRERLRASLSQLGSAVVAFSGGVDSTLVVRAAADTAGFGFVALTTRSATNTADEVDEASRLARAIGAEHVIVEVDELATPGYSANPAHRCYLCKQTLYPECERLARERGLAFVADGVNRDDLSDYRPGLRAAAERGVRHPLVEAGLSKNDVRVLSRFYGLDTADRPASPCLSSRFPYGTAITREALARVAAAEAALRALGFIELRVRYLGVRARVEVAGRELAHLRDERVRRDARHRILACGFDDVEFSTVALRSGSLNDAIGDVTSDIPGDSQSGLGSKSL